A region from the Longimicrobium terrae genome encodes:
- a CDS encoding GvpL/GvpF family gas vesicle protein, whose product MTDTDPTPAEAAARTDLAGPQVASELGLAPSPGPLHRSPHGLALLAVLPALEHGAAWEPADPALGASVVAGTDLCALVCPAPPPGGELEPGHVASRHWEVHRALLQGHVVPAPVGIVFADADAVRGFLTESHASLHGAMERVGGRWEFRLHVDVVDPGFARQMALDLATHIYAELRRTSVAAVTLPAAGQRVLSAAFLVERGSSSGFQSRLDVLARLNSALQLDLTGPWPAYDFVQMRAVTGVEVPHVAR is encoded by the coding sequence ATGACCGACACCGATCCCACGCCCGCCGAAGCCGCGGCACGGACGGACCTGGCCGGGCCGCAGGTGGCGTCGGAACTGGGGCTGGCGCCCTCGCCGGGGCCGCTGCACCGCTCCCCGCACGGGCTGGCGCTGCTGGCCGTGCTCCCCGCGCTGGAGCACGGGGCCGCGTGGGAGCCCGCGGACCCGGCGCTCGGTGCCTCGGTGGTGGCGGGAACGGACCTGTGCGCGCTCGTGTGCCCCGCGCCGCCGCCGGGGGGGGAGCTGGAGCCCGGGCATGTCGCTTCCCGCCACTGGGAGGTGCATCGCGCGCTGCTGCAGGGCCACGTGGTGCCTGCGCCGGTGGGGATCGTGTTCGCGGACGCGGACGCGGTGCGCGGTTTTCTTACGGAGTCCCACGCGTCGCTTCACGGCGCGATGGAGCGCGTGGGCGGTCGGTGGGAGTTCCGGCTGCACGTGGACGTGGTGGATCCGGGGTTCGCGCGGCAAATGGCGCTGGACTTGGCCACGCACATCTACGCGGAGCTGCGGCGCACGAGCGTGGCCGCGGTGACGCTTCCCGCGGCGGGGCAGCGGGTGCTGAGCGCCGCGTTCCTGGTGGAGCGCGGTTCGTCGTCCGGGTTCCAGAGCCGGCTGGACGTACTGGCGCGGCTGAACAGCGCGCTGCAGCTGGACCTGACGGGGCCGTGGCCGGCGTACGACTTCGTGCAGATGCGCGCCGTCACCGGGGTGGAAGTTCCGCACGTGGCGCGATAG